The Hymenobacter sp. DG01 genome has a segment encoding these proteins:
- a CDS encoding bifunctional nuclease family protein, which translates to MKKIPLEILGLSSSQSQSGSFALILGEKTGNRRLPIIIGMFEAQSIAIQIEKISPNRPLTHDLFKSFAEQMHVAVLEVLISDLKEGVFYSKIVCSDGASTFELDARPSDAIAIGLRFGVPIFTVESVLSEAGIILSDLDENADEDDDDTDDDEDEDNDQPTPKPAEPREPSGQVSLDELTKMLAQALEREDYEKAAKIRDELNKRNG; encoded by the coding sequence TTGAAAAAGATACCGCTCGAAATTCTGGGCCTCTCGTCCAGCCAGTCGCAGTCGGGCTCCTTTGCCCTGATTCTGGGCGAAAAGACCGGCAACCGGCGCTTACCAATCATCATTGGTATGTTTGAGGCGCAGAGTATCGCCATCCAGATAGAGAAAATCAGCCCGAACCGGCCGCTTACCCACGACCTGTTCAAGTCCTTCGCCGAGCAGATGCACGTAGCCGTGCTGGAAGTCCTGATTTCGGATCTGAAGGAAGGCGTGTTCTACTCCAAAATCGTGTGTTCGGATGGCGCCAGCACCTTCGAGCTCGACGCTCGTCCTTCTGATGCCATTGCCATCGGCCTGCGTTTTGGAGTGCCCATCTTTACGGTGGAAAGCGTGCTGAGCGAAGCCGGTATCATTCTTTCGGACCTCGACGAAAACGCCGATGAGGACGATGACGATACCGATGATGACGAAGACGAGGACAACGACCAGCCGACGCCCAAGCCGGCCGAGCCGCGCGAACCCAGCGGACAGGTTTCTCTGGATGAGCTGACCAAAATGCTGGCCCAGGCCCTCGAACGTGAAGACTACGAGAAGGCCGCCAAAATCCGCGACGAACTCAATAAGCGCAACGGGTAA
- a CDS encoding electron transfer flavoprotein subunit alpha/FixB family protein yields MSVLIVVECDGGEVKKSSLEVASYGSQVAQLLGTTATAVAVGEATEANLAKLGEQGVAKVLYDKEPRLKDFVNGAYTKLIATAAQQEDAKVIVLANSNIGAAVGSRLSVRLQASLATNVVELPKTEGGSFTVKRGAFSGKAFADVKLDGERKIIAVKKNSIEALHEAGKTAEVVSFSAQLTDADFADAPKQVVMQDQAGGILLPEADKVVSGGRGMKGPENWNLIEDLAQALGAATACSKPVSDVDWRPHHEHVGQTGITVSPNLYIACGISGAIQHLAGVNSSKVIVVINKDPEAPFFKAADYGIVGDVFDVLPKLTQAVKELS; encoded by the coding sequence ATGTCTGTACTGATAGTTGTTGAATGTGACGGTGGCGAGGTAAAGAAATCCTCGCTGGAAGTGGCTTCCTACGGCAGCCAGGTAGCCCAGCTGCTCGGCACCACGGCTACGGCCGTGGCTGTGGGCGAGGCTACCGAAGCCAACCTGGCCAAGCTGGGTGAACAGGGCGTTGCCAAAGTGCTCTACGACAAGGAGCCCCGCCTGAAAGATTTCGTGAACGGTGCCTACACCAAGCTGATTGCCACCGCGGCCCAGCAGGAAGACGCCAAAGTAATTGTGCTGGCTAACTCCAACATTGGCGCCGCCGTAGGCTCGCGCCTGTCGGTGCGCCTGCAGGCTAGCTTGGCTACCAACGTAGTAGAGCTGCCCAAAACCGAGGGCGGTTCGTTCACGGTAAAGCGCGGTGCTTTCTCGGGCAAGGCGTTTGCCGATGTGAAGCTGGACGGCGAGCGGAAAATCATTGCCGTTAAAAAGAACTCCATCGAGGCCCTGCACGAGGCTGGCAAAACCGCTGAGGTGGTATCCTTCTCGGCCCAGCTAACTGACGCTGACTTTGCCGATGCTCCCAAGCAGGTAGTAATGCAGGATCAGGCTGGCGGCATTCTGCTGCCTGAGGCTGATAAGGTAGTATCGGGTGGCCGCGGCATGAAAGGCCCCGAAAACTGGAACCTCATCGAGGACCTGGCCCAGGCCCTGGGCGCGGCTACGGCCTGCTCTAAGCCGGTGTCGGACGTAGACTGGCGCCCTCACCACGAGCACGTAGGCCAGACGGGCATCACTGTTTCGCCGAACCTCTACATTGCCTGCGGTATTTCGGGCGCTATTCAGCACCTGGCCGGCGTGAACTCGTCGAAGGTAATTGTGGTCATTAACAAAGACCCCGAGGCGCCGTTCTTCAAGGCTGCCGATTACGGCATCGTAGGCGACGTATTTGATGTGTTGCCCAAACTGACCCAGGCCGTTAAAGAACTCAGCTAG
- a CDS encoding electron transfer flavoprotein subunit beta/FixA family protein, with the protein MKFLVCISNVPDTTTKITFTPDNKEFNKAGVQFVINPWDEYALTRAIELKEAQGGTVTVLNVGEADTEPNIRKALAIGADDAIRVNAFPKDAFFVAQQIAAIAKEGSYDVILMGKESIDYNGFQVHGMVGELLGIPTVAPAMKLDMSGNTATLEREIEGGKEIVEVNAPFVASCQQPMCEPRIPNMRGIMTARTKPLKVVEPTGEGARTEVASYALPPAKQGVKLIPAENAGELIKLLRNEAKVI; encoded by the coding sequence ATGAAGTTTCTCGTTTGCATAAGTAACGTGCCCGACACGACCACCAAAATCACCTTTACTCCTGATAATAAGGAGTTTAACAAGGCTGGTGTGCAGTTCGTGATTAATCCGTGGGATGAGTATGCACTCACTCGCGCCATCGAATTAAAGGAAGCCCAGGGCGGCACCGTAACGGTATTGAACGTAGGCGAGGCTGATACCGAGCCTAACATCCGCAAGGCTTTGGCCATTGGTGCCGATGATGCCATCCGGGTTAACGCCTTTCCGAAGGACGCTTTCTTCGTGGCGCAGCAGATTGCCGCCATTGCCAAAGAAGGTAGCTACGATGTAATTCTGATGGGCAAGGAGAGCATCGACTACAACGGCTTTCAGGTGCACGGCATGGTAGGCGAGCTGCTCGGCATCCCGACGGTGGCTCCCGCTATGAAACTGGATATGAGCGGCAACACCGCTACCCTGGAGCGTGAAATTGAGGGTGGCAAGGAAATCGTGGAGGTGAATGCGCCTTTCGTGGCTTCGTGCCAGCAGCCGATGTGCGAGCCCCGCATCCCGAACATGCGCGGCATCATGACGGCCCGCACCAAGCCCCTGAAAGTAGTTGAGCCCACCGGCGAAGGTGCCCGTACGGAGGTTGCTTCCTACGCCCTGCCCCCCGCCAAGCAAGGCGTGAAGCTCATTCCGGCCGAAAACGCCGGCGAGCTGATCAAGCTGCTCCGCAACGAAGCCAAGGTCATCTAA
- a CDS encoding tetratricopeptide repeat protein, giving the protein METTPSRLQQLLAFYQDDPTDPFTIYALATEYRTTEPLRAMEYYQKLLNEHPEYVGTYYHAGKMLQQLEKPEEAEKVYRTGLTVARRAGQMHAASEIQQALNQLLGLDYEDEE; this is encoded by the coding sequence ATGGAAACGACACCAAGCCGCTTACAGCAACTCCTGGCCTTCTACCAGGATGATCCGACGGATCCGTTCACGATTTACGCTTTAGCCACCGAATACCGGACCACGGAGCCTCTGCGGGCCATGGAATATTACCAGAAGCTGCTCAATGAGCATCCGGAGTACGTGGGTACGTACTACCACGCCGGCAAGATGCTGCAGCAGCTTGAAAAGCCCGAAGAAGCCGAAAAGGTTTACCGCACCGGCCTGACCGTAGCCCGCCGGGCCGGCCAGATGCATGCCGCCAGCGAGATTCAGCAGGCCCTCAACCAGTTACTCGGCCTCGACTACGAGGATGAAGAATAA
- a CDS encoding response regulator transcription factor, giving the protein MKILLVEDEPKVSAFIRRGLEEEGFEVEVAYDGRFGRQLALAHAYDLIILDVILPYFSGLEVLEALRAQDQETPVLMLTALGTTQDKLQGFGGGADDYLVKPFDFPELVARVRALTRRRGQQAKGAVLTFEDLTLDTAAKIVTRAGQPVKLTAREFGLLELLMRHPGRVLSRAELAADVWEDSFDAGSNVVDVYINYLRNKVDKAFPQKLIHTVVGMGYVLRVQE; this is encoded by the coding sequence ATGAAAATATTGCTGGTAGAAGATGAGCCAAAGGTGTCGGCTTTTATCCGGCGGGGGCTGGAGGAGGAAGGCTTTGAGGTGGAAGTAGCCTACGATGGGCGTTTTGGCCGACAACTCGCCCTGGCCCACGCCTACGACCTGATTATTCTGGACGTCATCCTACCCTATTTCAGCGGCCTGGAGGTGCTGGAGGCCCTGCGGGCTCAGGACCAGGAAACGCCGGTACTCATGCTCACGGCCCTGGGCACCACCCAGGATAAGCTCCAGGGCTTTGGCGGCGGGGCCGATGACTACCTCGTCAAGCCCTTCGATTTCCCGGAGCTGGTAGCGCGGGTACGGGCCCTCACCCGCCGCCGGGGCCAACAGGCCAAAGGGGCCGTGCTTACGTTCGAAGATTTGACCCTGGATACCGCCGCCAAAATCGTAACCCGTGCCGGGCAGCCCGTAAAGCTTACGGCCCGGGAGTTTGGCCTGTTGGAGTTGCTGATGCGCCACCCCGGTCGCGTACTGAGCCGTGCTGAGCTGGCCGCCGACGTCTGGGAAGATTCCTTTGATGCTGGCTCTAACGTGGTGGACGTGTACATCAACTACCTGCGCAACAAAGTGGATAAGGCCTTCCCGCAGAAACTGATTCATACTGTGGTGGGTATGGGCTACGTGCTACGGGTACAAGAGTGA